A region from the Lolium perenne isolate Kyuss_39 chromosome 4, Kyuss_2.0, whole genome shotgun sequence genome encodes:
- the LOC127348225 gene encoding uncharacterized protein: MDYDRSAFARLAHVSPSLARSALPCVAPITIASIAMEDLRPKNMAYFDIDATSASRIIAQWAAWRRQACEQMLLDLDRRDGDSDSEIVDLASLQAVSTMLDTSFLRARAATGDDHGSSGRRALAREGPQQSSPLGAGAGRKKWLERQKHVSMAGQDEGDAHVTQRDTRSTPRLCGWQEPTDVMMRELQDLSEHRAVSAFVHRDCIESFLRGRFFFFGGGPMDDEESVSMATGELGQLRQSHPVTDDQQTNRSVPLDGQNSAAESEHHSITDHILRDDNHHLENDTSNHEIHTFQPTEDESVNVQNSSTLNSNDALQDDIDHEQMNRHDDGEYSDSWSLEQGSEQSGFSSSTLPDNIEAGAYGQPNEGEGDASDGPHIIDSEEAAQPRQPQPDQSFYRHTYNNWFGHPVHSFYGVELPELLTRGRVSNLLISGFGQSLDQLLIQSYARRQELVERQMLNTAASVNEDHAEHWINEPYQAEHDYTTGEPSFVFTGEGRRRRQWYWTRPEFVIDSIQELHVDMAGLYHGMNSMQRELRACKEMQIELQRSIKQEVSAALNRPIRVQC, from the exons ATGGACTATGACAGGTCCGCCTTCGCACGTCTTGCCCATGTAAGTCCCTCCCTAGCGAGGAGCGCACTGCCGTGCGTTGCACCGATCACCATCGCCTCAATTGCCATGGAGGACCTCCGCCCCAAGAACATGGCTTACTTCGACATCGACGCGACATCAGCGTCCAGGATCATCGCACAGTGGGCAGCGTGGCGCCGGCAGGCGTGCGAACAGATGTTGCTCGACCTCGACCGCCGTGACGGGGACTCCGACTCGGAGATCGTCGACCTCGCCAGCCTCCAAGCCGTCTCCACCATGCTCGACACCTCCTTCCTCCGCGCTCGCGCTGCTACCGGCGACGACCACGGTAGCAGCGGGAGGCGCGCGCTCGCGCGGGAGGGGCCGCAGCAGAGCTCCCCgctcggcgccggcgccggccgcAAGAAGTGGCTGGAGCGGCAGAAGCACGTGAGCATGGCCGGCCAGGACGAGGGCGACGCCCATGTTACGCAGAGAGACACGCGCAGCACGCCCAGGCTGTGCGGTTGGCAAGAGCCCACCGACGTCATGATGCGCGAGCTGCAGGACCTCTCGGAGCACCGGGCTGTCTCCGCCTTTGTTCACCGCGACTGCATTGAG TCCTTTCTTCGAGGTAGATTCTTCTTTTTTGGTGGAGGGCCTATGGACGATGAAGAATCAGTTTCTATGGCAACTGGAGAATTAGGGCAGCTTAGACAGAGCCATCCCGTCACCGATGATCAACAAACTAACCGTTCCGTTCCATTGGATGGTCAAAACAGTGCTGCCGAAAGTGAGCATCACAGTATTACAGATCATATTTTGCGTGACGATAATCATCACTTGGAGAATGATACTAGCAATCATGAGATTCATACGTTCCAACCAACGGAAGATGAATCTGTGAACGTACAAAACAGTAGCACTCTAAACAGTAATGATGCTTTGCaggatgatattgatcatgaaCAAATGAACAGACATGACGACGGCGAGTATTCAGACTCATGGTCCCTAGAACAAGGCAGTGAGCAATCTGGTTTTTCCTCTTCTACCCTCCCTGACAACATTGAAGCAGGAGCTTATGGGCAACCAAATGAAGGAGAAGGCGATGCTTCCGACGGACCGCACATTATCGATTCCGAAGAGGCTGCTCAACCACGACAGCCGCAGCCAGATCAAAGTTTCTATCGCCACACTTATAATAATTGGTTCGGTCATCCGGTACATAGTTTCTATGGAGTGGAGCTTCCAGAACTCTTAACCAG GGGTAGAGTCTCTAATCTTCTTATCAGCGGATTCGGTCAAAGTCTGGACCAGCTCCTTATACAATCATATGCTCGAAGACAAGAGCTTGTTGAAAGGCAGATGTTGAACACAGCTGCTTCAGTGAATGAAGATCATGCCGAACATTGGATAAACGAACCGTACCAAGCCGAGCACGACTACACCACTGGCGAGCCGTCGTTTGTGTTCACAGGTGAAGGACGCAGGCGACGGCAGTGGTATTGGACCCGCCCTGAATTT GTGATAGACTCCATCCAAGAGCTGCATGTAGACATGGCCGGGCTCTATCATGGAATGAACAGCATGCAGAGAGAGCTGCGAGCATGCAAGGAGATGCAGATAGAGCTGCAGAGATCCATCAAACAAGAAGTCTCTGCTGCTCTGAACCGCCCTATACGTGTCCAATGTTAG